Proteins encoded within one genomic window of Halorussus salilacus:
- a CDS encoding phage regulatory CII family protein, with translation MDKATDPSRPRGILNERERHYLLGEAEIESRSQTERDIRATIRTRVRHALFDFALLFDHMEARDLAQVFDPRADDAAPLRTAIEDTLGFFYRATIDFHPPFQYLAKEGIQRAEHQHFDRHVRASIDVEATAPIDPAVIREKMSGERTDQLTPEEARWIAETVLASGDVTFDTLEQAHEQVREQRAGRQPPDGEDTSDGGGD, from the coding sequence ATGGACAAGGCTACCGATCCGTCACGGCCACGCGGGATTCTCAATGAACGAGAACGCCACTACCTCCTTGGGGAAGCGGAGATCGAATCGCGGTCACAGACCGAACGCGATATCCGGGCGACCATCCGGACCCGGGTGCGCCACGCCCTCTTCGATTTCGCGCTCCTGTTCGATCATATGGAAGCACGGGACCTCGCCCAGGTGTTCGATCCCCGGGCCGATGATGCAGCACCGCTGCGGACCGCCATCGAGGATACGCTCGGGTTCTTCTACCGCGCGACGATCGACTTCCATCCACCATTCCAGTATCTGGCCAAGGAAGGTATCCAGCGGGCTGAACACCAGCATTTCGACCGGCACGTACGGGCCAGTATCGACGTGGAGGCGACCGCACCCATCGACCCCGCGGTCATCCGCGAGAAGATGTCCGGCGAGCGGACGGACCAGTTGACCCCGGAGGAAGCACGGTGGATCGCCGAGACCGTCCTGGCCTCCGGCGACGTCACCTTCGATACTCTCGAACAGGCCCATGAACAGGTCCGCGAACAACGGGCCGGGCGGCAGCCGCCTGACGGTGAGGACACCTCCGATGGTGGCGGTGACTAG
- a CDS encoding tyrosine-type recombinase/integrase: MTRHTDSPKPSQTVQPTARRTADGWPLEYDIEDEFSVVPDPALEYLNERQADEYHSYRLRLLTWLVTAGKSPADNEGLALRTAKNYASRMDQFYRWLWEYHGYTTRVPHERADQYVTSLARDTLCQTTGTPYSESSKRKLVNAVSKLAEWRHLEFGDDRWEPDRTFSETAANHADVFTTAERHRLREGVLEFETIPAYNNLSPPERDRWKAYLAQRLGKPKAEVSPQDWTVQNTSWKFPSLIRTALDAGLRPCEVERAETDWVRAEKETLYIPKEDASKNRENWEVALRPDTVMALQKWLEQRTNQTKYDGRKALWLNRQANPYTSNTLNHWLRKLCDDVGIDRANRNLTWYSIRHSVGTLMVSNGTLAEARDQLRHKSTESTMQYVHTTPDDRRKTLEKMG, translated from the coding sequence ATGACGCGACACACGGATTCACCGAAGCCATCACAGACGGTCCAGCCCACGGCAAGGAGAACGGCGGACGGATGGCCGCTCGAGTACGACATCGAAGATGAATTCAGTGTTGTCCCGGACCCGGCACTCGAGTACCTCAATGAACGCCAAGCCGACGAGTATCATAGCTACCGGCTCCGGTTATTGACGTGGTTAGTCACGGCGGGGAAATCGCCAGCCGACAATGAGGGCCTCGCGCTCCGGACGGCAAAGAACTACGCCAGTCGCATGGATCAGTTCTATCGATGGCTCTGGGAGTACCATGGCTATACCACACGAGTTCCACACGAGCGTGCCGACCAGTATGTGACGAGCCTTGCCCGAGACACCCTCTGCCAGACTACTGGCACCCCGTACAGTGAGTCCTCGAAACGGAAACTCGTCAATGCCGTCTCCAAACTGGCTGAGTGGCGCCACCTCGAATTTGGGGATGACCGTTGGGAGCCGGACAGAACGTTTAGCGAGACCGCTGCTAACCACGCGGACGTGTTCACCACCGCGGAACGGCACCGCCTCCGCGAGGGCGTCCTTGAGTTTGAGACCATCCCGGCATACAACAATCTCTCGCCGCCCGAGCGTGATCGGTGGAAGGCCTATCTGGCTCAACGGCTTGGCAAGCCCAAAGCCGAGGTCTCCCCTCAAGACTGGACGGTACAGAACACCAGTTGGAAATTCCCTTCCTTGATTCGGACCGCACTTGATGCCGGACTCCGCCCGTGTGAAGTTGAACGGGCAGAGACGGATTGGGTGCGCGCCGAGAAAGAAACACTGTATATTCCGAAGGAGGATGCCTCGAAGAATCGGGAGAACTGGGAGGTCGCCTTACGGCCCGATACGGTAATGGCCCTCCAGAAGTGGCTCGAACAACGCACGAACCAGACGAAGTATGACGGCCGGAAAGCACTCTGGCTCAACCGACAGGCAAACCCATACACGTCCAACACGTTGAATCACTGGCTCCGGAAACTGTGTGACGACGTCGGCATCGACCGCGCGAACCGGAACCTTACATGGTACAGTATCCGGCACAGCGTTGGAACGCTAATGGTGAGCAACGGCACCCTCGCGGAGGCCCGTGACCAACTCCGCCACAAATCTACGGAATCAACCATGCAGTACGTCCATACGACACCTGACGACCGGCGAAAGACACTCGAAAAAATGGGCTGA